One window from the genome of Marinobacter sp. LV10R510-11A encodes:
- a CDS encoding polyprenyl synthetase family protein yields MTAQRIYDTVANDFNRVNDLIIQRLSSDVPLVEKIAQHIIESGGKRLRPLLVLLSSRAAGYSKDEHLKLAVVIEFLHTATLLHDDVVDTSAMRRGRSTANANWGNAPSVLVGDFLYARAFEMMVELKSLPIMEILSHATAVIAQGEVMQLMNIKNPDLTEDQYMTVIHNKTAMLFEAASHTGALLANADDAQVQALKNYGKHLGLAFQLVDDVLDYRGDAETMGKNVGDDLAEGKTTLPLIHAMAHSNEEDRQLIRQAIRKGGLDDLPQVLKRVEASGALEYTMERAKAEAAKASDALNALAASPHKEALELLTQVAVARVS; encoded by the coding sequence ATGACAGCCCAGCGCATTTACGACACCGTGGCGAACGACTTCAACCGCGTTAATGACCTGATCATCCAGCGGCTTTCTTCAGACGTTCCTCTGGTAGAGAAAATAGCCCAGCATATTATTGAAAGCGGCGGTAAGCGCCTGAGGCCCCTACTGGTCTTACTTTCCAGCCGCGCTGCAGGCTATAGCAAAGATGAACATCTAAAGCTCGCCGTGGTGATCGAATTCCTGCATACAGCTACCCTGCTCCATGATGATGTTGTGGATACATCTGCTATGCGCCGGGGCCGGAGCACAGCAAATGCTAACTGGGGAAACGCCCCCAGCGTGCTGGTAGGTGATTTCCTATACGCCCGCGCGTTCGAGATGATGGTAGAGCTGAAGAGCCTCCCTATTATGGAGATTTTGTCTCACGCCACGGCGGTGATCGCCCAAGGCGAAGTGATGCAGCTGATGAACATAAAGAACCCGGATCTTACCGAAGATCAGTACATGACCGTCATCCACAATAAAACCGCTATGCTTTTCGAAGCGGCATCTCATACCGGCGCCTTGCTCGCCAATGCCGACGATGCGCAAGTGCAGGCACTGAAAAATTACGGCAAACATCTGGGGCTGGCCTTTCAGCTGGTAGACGATGTGCTGGATTACCGCGGCGACGCCGAAACCATGGGTAAAAACGTCGGCGACGACCTGGCAGAAGGTAAAACCACGCTGCCCCTGATCCACGCCATGGCCCACAGCAACGAAGAAGACCGCCAGCTTATTCGCCAGGCCATCCGCAAAGGCGGGCTGGATGATTTGCCGCAGGTTCTAAAACGTGTTGAGGCCTCTGGCGCACTGGAATACACCATGGAGCGGGCCAAAGCCGAAGCGGCTAAAGCCTCAGACGCCCTGAATGCTCTTGCCGCCTCGCCGCACAAAGAAGCTTTAGAGCTGCTGACCCAGGTCGCCGTGGCGCGAGTTAGCTAA
- a CDS encoding WS/DGAT/MGAT family O-acyltransferase: MRQLSELDASFLYLESENAPMHIGSIYLFDASEQETPLAFSTFVAYLRSRLHVVPVFRQRLKEIPLRLGRPYWIDDSNFSLERHLAYVSLGENSRETSLMTLASKILEEPLKRDRPLWHITFVDGFRLGDGKEGKAGFALIVKLHHAAIDAFSGEEIIGNLLEYTPEPQPIKPPRPWQSRPEPSEERVMIQAGANMLRTPLRVTSSAVGAIEATARGLIQKQLRKIPLPFPLFSAPKSPLNRQITANRQIISAKVELSRLKAIKASLGDVTLNDVVLGLCAETLRRYLSEQGAGTDASLIAMTPISVRSSTLRRTTGNQMSAMLLDLATNEQNPARRVRRIHWNAVASEPYREAIAADRLTEILPSTMLALAARLYSELQIAQRYQPVFNLPITNVPGPQVPLYLQGARLVQQYNAAPLFDSMGLVIVAVSYQGSLTLNFTICPDVVTQGESLRHHVWDSLNAIEDAANKLDPEEMHTPLAETRNQTLADDAMGLAESALKKLMGRFKR; encoded by the coding sequence ATGCGGCAGCTTTCGGAATTGGACGCCTCCTTTCTATACTTGGAATCTGAAAACGCGCCGATGCATATCGGTAGCATCTACCTCTTTGATGCCAGTGAGCAAGAAACGCCCCTAGCGTTCAGCACCTTTGTTGCTTATCTGAGAAGCCGCCTTCATGTTGTACCGGTTTTCCGCCAGCGCCTCAAAGAAATACCCCTGCGCTTGGGCCGCCCATACTGGATTGACGACTCAAACTTCAGTCTTGAACGGCACTTAGCCTATGTAAGCCTCGGCGAAAACAGCCGGGAGACGAGCCTGATGACGCTTGCCTCAAAGATTCTGGAAGAGCCTCTGAAACGGGATCGGCCGCTTTGGCACATAACCTTCGTGGATGGCTTTCGCTTGGGCGACGGGAAAGAGGGCAAAGCAGGCTTCGCACTCATCGTCAAACTGCATCATGCAGCTATTGATGCGTTCAGCGGTGAAGAAATAATCGGCAATCTGCTGGAATACACACCCGAGCCACAGCCAATTAAACCGCCACGCCCCTGGCAATCGCGCCCCGAGCCATCAGAAGAACGGGTAATGATCCAGGCCGGCGCCAACATGTTGCGTACGCCCTTGCGAGTCACCTCGTCGGCCGTCGGGGCCATAGAGGCAACGGCCCGGGGCTTGATCCAGAAGCAGTTACGGAAGATACCCCTGCCATTCCCGCTGTTTTCCGCACCGAAAAGTCCGCTCAACCGTCAGATTACGGCCAACCGCCAGATCATCTCGGCCAAAGTTGAATTATCCCGCCTAAAAGCCATCAAAGCGTCTCTCGGGGATGTGACTCTCAACGACGTGGTGCTAGGGCTTTGCGCAGAAACACTGCGGCGATACCTCAGCGAGCAAGGAGCGGGCACCGACGCGTCTTTGATTGCCATGACGCCCATTTCGGTGCGCTCCAGCACGCTGCGCAGAACCACCGGCAACCAGATGTCTGCGATGCTTCTGGATCTTGCCACCAACGAGCAAAACCCGGCCCGGCGCGTTCGTAGAATTCATTGGAATGCGGTGGCCTCAGAACCCTACCGTGAGGCCATTGCCGCAGATCGGCTGACGGAGATTTTGCCCTCCACCATGCTGGCGCTAGCCGCCCGGCTGTACTCCGAACTGCAGATTGCCCAGCGCTATCAGCCCGTGTTCAACCTGCCCATTACCAACGTTCCCGGCCCCCAGGTACCTTTGTACCTGCAGGGTGCGAGGCTGGTGCAGCAATATAACGCCGCTCCGCTGTTCGACAGCATGGGGCTGGTTATTGTGGCCGTGAGCTACCAGGGCAGCCTGACACTCAACTTCACCATTTGCCCCGACGTTGTCACCCAGGGTGAGTCGCTGCGCCATCATGTGTGGGACAGCCTCAATGCCATTGAGGACGCCGCCAACAAACTGGACCCGGAGGAGATGCACACGCCTCTCGCAGAAACTCGGAACCAAACACTGGCAGACGATGCCATGGGTTTAGCAGAAAGTGCGCTGAAGAAGCTTATGGGCCGCTTCAAGCGCTGA
- a CDS encoding DUF2057 family protein codes for MSIVHVMRVTRFEISRSRRWPQMAQAMLSAVLLLALAGCSSAITKLETWEGSPATAVNAATLKAPGAIHVSRVNGRSMTNYLMDDLALDYALLPGENQVVFTYKTIWAKTGVVQNGESKVHVIESEPQVVSFEAAPNETYHFEFDKPESRRQAEEMIPKFSAAVVGGSGQALAQSSSWSPGDSALVARTPMPDEPNTQAADGEYFPSKGESSLNRLKAVWETATDEERKSFLRWAFE; via the coding sequence ATGAGTATTGTTCACGTTATGCGTGTAACCAGGTTTGAGATAAGCCGTTCTCGCAGGTGGCCGCAGATGGCCCAAGCCATGTTATCTGCTGTGCTCTTGTTGGCTCTTGCCGGTTGTTCATCGGCGATAACCAAGCTTGAAACTTGGGAGGGAAGCCCCGCCACTGCAGTAAATGCAGCAACGTTAAAAGCGCCGGGTGCCATTCACGTTAGCCGGGTTAACGGGCGCTCAATGACCAATTATCTGATGGATGATCTGGCACTAGATTATGCATTGCTGCCAGGTGAGAACCAGGTGGTATTTACCTACAAAACCATCTGGGCCAAAACCGGCGTGGTGCAAAATGGCGAATCGAAGGTTCACGTGATCGAAAGTGAGCCTCAGGTTGTGAGTTTTGAGGCGGCGCCCAATGAGACATACCATTTCGAGTTTGATAAGCCGGAATCTCGCCGGCAGGCAGAAGAAATGATTCCCAAGTTTTCTGCGGCGGTTGTAGGGGGCAGTGGCCAGGCCTTGGCTCAATCGTCAAGCTGGTCGCCCGGCGACAGCGCTTTGGTAGCGCGGACGCCTATGCCTGATGAACCCAATACGCAGGCTGCTGATGGCGAGTACTTCCCTAGCAAAGGCGAAAGCTCGCTGAATCGTTTAAAGGCAGTTTGGGAAACCGCTACGGACGAAGAGAGAAAATCGTTTCTACGCTGGGCATTTGAGTAA
- a CDS encoding phosphatidylglycerophosphatase A, whose protein sequence is MSQEDQWPEPDLPQAILPPGFLKNPVHLLAFGFGSGAAPRAPGTWGSLAAIPLWYGFAWLPPVAYWLVVALAFVVGIWLCGKTATDLKVHDHGGIVWDEFVGMWIALGLFPDQIYGVLLAFVLFRFFDVLKPWPISWLDERMPGGLGIMVDDVVAGAMALLCLLAIDVWLMPYIL, encoded by the coding sequence ATGAGCCAGGAAGATCAGTGGCCAGAGCCGGATTTACCCCAAGCCATCCTGCCGCCGGGGTTTCTAAAGAATCCGGTACACCTTTTGGCCTTCGGGTTTGGCAGCGGCGCAGCGCCACGCGCCCCCGGAACCTGGGGCAGCTTGGCGGCTATTCCTTTATGGTATGGCTTCGCTTGGTTGCCGCCCGTTGCCTATTGGCTTGTTGTTGCGCTGGCGTTCGTGGTGGGTATTTGGTTGTGTGGCAAAACGGCCACGGACCTTAAAGTACACGACCATGGCGGGATTGTGTGGGATGAGTTTGTAGGGATGTGGATTGCTTTAGGGCTTTTTCCGGACCAGATCTACGGCGTACTACTGGCGTTTGTACTTTTCCGGTTTTTCGATGTTCTCAAACCTTGGCCGATCAGTTGGCTGGATGAGCGTATGCCCGGGGGCTTGGGAATTATGGTGGACGATGTGGTTGCAGGTGCCATGGCGCTTCTGTGCCTGCTCGCAATTGATGTCTGGCTTATGCCTTACATCCTATAG